Below is a genomic region from Nilaparvata lugens isolate BPH chromosome 3, ASM1435652v1, whole genome shotgun sequence.
aagtaatcaacacaaaaaatattatctcattactgcctctctaagtcataacctctgttattccttctttaggcaataatgggtttccatctcaaaaaacaatcacataccagcaaaattctaatcaacaaaccccactaaaaattctacatacactccagcatccatttcaaacgataatcaatcatatcaaaatttatagaacaaacagttttaaaatttgaaaaaaaatatcaattacaaaacactttaggaaaattttagcctttaactcatttcaattgataatataacacaacgtttttattcaatgaaaacattattattcaagctaactttcattaatacatcacatatatatggctacagaattcattaatactttcaaatttaaagtttatttattataataacataatttataatttaaagactgtataataagtacaaacatttcaagattataatacaaagatgatcaagatgaataatgggtgaataagttccctaaaaaatacaaaaaaagagaaaaagaaaactgggtaaataaattccctaaaacaacacacatttcaaaatacatgatgaaaaaatatgtcacaagcaaacaattatttacactacaatggatagattttggaaaagttaagttttatcaacaatttaaagattaggaaaataagctactattttaacttctaatattatttcagaagaatacaaatttaaatgactatggacaagattggttaagatatgcatcatagaagaattttactgaatattacacaaagacaggaaagaatcgaaaattgaaaagattaagggccaagaaaaataggctacaggaaagaaaaaagacacaattatggactcttaccatacactgtgtagcgattatgctattctgaatcccggcataacacaggattcctaatcattgtgtgttggggaataccctttcatcatgtgattaactgtcatcatcttgtaagtaagcaacttgaaacaacctttgaatactaacacatcaatggagactttgcgttttgttttcttcaagaacatgattttattcatgggttcatttgtttcaacaaagccattttgcttgcaaaagttagtcatgttcacttgagaatgcattgcatacaccttttcaattctcagttgaaagttgaactcatcaacttgactcaaagcaacattcattttgtttacattgttcctaacctccacagaaacctgtctcatgtaatcattcactttgttcatagttttcctaaccttcaatgtagcaatattactttcatgatagttgactttcagtgaagacaactccctacctacttctttactcaattctactatctcattaaggttgactttttcaacaacagtaactaggcctacattgtcagaaacttgaatgagttgatcttgtaacttaacactactattatcctgcttcaatttgttttcatcttcatgattatcactcaatgtttcatgtgcatttttcaatagaaggtttatactaacctgctctagtctaatgctagtacattcttgcttcatatcatcaaacctagcattttgatttttaaacatttggtctaacttagcattttgcttatcaaatttagcatttaactcatcaaatctagcatctagcttatcaaacctttgtgttaagaatgctataagattcagatcatttttaatgtttgccattttgtaatatgcactgattcattaaaacttgatctctcttgaaccgacctcccactcagcaacaaaccattcataacctatcaagatatctatccactaataatttctataaccagggatctcatggtgtaccatttgggacatatttattttgtaattctgtcccaccacagggcgtaccatttgccgtgctaccaatttttccttaatcggttgcatttaacacctattaccctaacctaaggatagttgtcggctccaatgaaatagattcttgataaattgtgaatggatctatcgcctatgaatgagaaatccagttttcagagcaaatgaacttataatcttcagatgaatttatacaaatacacaaagaactatatcttataagcctaattttttagagtaactacgaactaagatacttatctagtttacagttgaaaaacagtggctattggcttgaatacaCAAATAGCACATTacgaacaaaatagaacactaaaatttgtttaaaactcaatttaaaacattaataaacgaaaatgattcagagcaaaattttacaacaacacacgtagccagccatttttctagagagggCAGAATAGGAAAAACCTAAGTTACAAATCACAGAGCCAACGCCTTGTTCGGTATAGATTTTACAGACacatcaccaaaaaattataacttacaagtttagaattcacattctacatctgttctcaataaaactttattttgaaactgttattttaaactttcatatatattctctatttaaataaactatttattctgtttctcagccccggtgacaccatggaacaatgcaacaatcatttacaataaaaaaattctccgtcgaaaagtttgtccgtctattgatgactctgatatttactataaagttccatagatctcgaattgaagattcgatttcaatgtgagaaaaaaaatgtaatattacaattcGGTAGGTTATTTGgattcttttttatattttgtattcaaGTTTTTCTCTCAAGATGGTTTTGAATGCTATTTCATAGCGAACAACCTCTGTTAATATGCCAATATTGTTAGGTACCGATTTATGTCTCTACTCaaaacacatttttttattacCTACAAGTATTTTTTTAGAAGTAGGTTTATTCAGTTACATCATCTTGCATCTATTCATTGTCATGAATGTGCTTCTTAtacatattgaattaattaagagaaaatttctatttattcatactATATGTATCACTTCAGATGTGGATAAAAAACCCATAAACTTTCAATATTGCATATTTTCAAAGTaggtatttattattgttttactgTAGcctattcaatcaataatcttAAGAATCGTCTGAATTTTATTGTTGACAGTACTTATCAAGGAGATTCGGTCACCTAGCACGGCTCATGGCTTCATGCCTGTTTCTGGTTCAGATGGTTTTGTACATGGGTGTAGTGCTGTATGCTCCGGCCGTCGCTCTCAATGCACTCACCACCTTATCTCAGAACTGGTCAATTCTGGTGATTGGTCTTGTGTGCACTGTCTATTCAACGCTTGGAGGAATGAAAGCTGTCATTGCCACTGATGTATTTCAAGTAAGTTCCTTACTCTCCATCAACCATTATGAAAATTACTCATAGCCTACTCTTTATATGGAAGGAGCCAAAAAAAGTCGGTAGCTACtcactattaatttattgtctaaaatataataataattatgtattaatattaaaaaattaccaTTTTTGCGAGGATGACTTTTGGAGAGGGTGGTAATATAGTTTAGGATATTTAAGGGGAAGCGTCATTGGGCCcttgatttattttatgtaatttGCCTTATTATCAAATAGGcttatacagtattattaaaatattgataaaatataatttaatgtaAGATTTAACTACTGGTCCTGTAGAACAATTAAAATTGTTCTCTTTTGCTAATTTATGCATATAATTCTAAACTCttccataataatttttatttaagttaAAGATATTCTGGCACCTCCAAAAAAGGTACAGTTTGACTCTTAGACTGGACACTtacggtaggacatgcatgatgaacatttgTGTACACGTATATCGTTGTTCCATCACAGCGAGTCTTTGAGCaaaattttttgaggttagtctTTTGTATCTTAgattttgttgttcaatttttcttcgctgctctatttctGAGGTTGAATTtctttttgtatcattataatgAGTAATTTTCCAGTCgttcatttattgttattggttgttcatTTTATGCTagtagcctctcgctgatgacaaaacatgcatgatgtatgatgaacatgtgtgtgcatgataaacatgcatatgcatgcatgttctaccgtttagtggccagccttatgaaatataatttctattgcTCCTGCAATTTATTGGATATCAAATTTATCCAAGCTAGCTCTATATTCAGCTGCTTCATTTACTTATGAATAAGTCTACTTATTTATTACGGTATACTTCCAGTTGTTACCTTtacaaaatatagaaataatttaatcataaacattgatttttttaaaaattattatcatttatctaCTGATATTATTTactacttattatttttatatgtttcaGACATCACTAAAGTAACGAACAAAGGATGTGATAGCGTTGAAGTATTAGTCTGTACCAACTGAAATTTCATAGATTCTATATTAAATTATCATATCATTTAACTTGACTGTAAACTTATTGACTTTGCAGGCTCTTCTCATGTATGCTGCTATATTTCTGGTGATAGCTTCAGCTTCAATGAGAATAGGCTTTGGAACAATCTGGCGAATAGctgaagagagaggaagagtcCAGTTTTTTGAGTAAGTCTTCAATTGAATCTATCTATATTGCTTTCATTgagaaaaattccaaaaaatctatttttattaatggtGGAATGAAAATATCACTAGAGGTTATTTTTATTAGAAGCATACTTCACTATACTaaagcattttgattttttttaataatattcctacttctaaattattattctttcaatgtATGAACTCAAGCTGTTGCAAAAACGTATTGTTACGGATTTGTGAATTCCATAACAGTATCATAAGAGTGTCGGGAGTTCTTGAAAAGTTATACTCTTGAGTACAGATTTTTAAGAACTCATATATCATTCATATTATAACAAATGCTGATGCTAATCTACAGTGATGAAGTAGGCTACCGTACTTCAAATTACAATTCATACTTTGTATAGCAATTTTAAAATTAGATTCTTTATTTAAAGAATGTAGCCTATATAAGAGGATAACGTTAGGTACctatgtttcaattattttattccttctcttattgtaaatttttctcAGAATAGTTTTCAATCTCACTTTCCATTACGATCACTTTTGAAAATGGACCACAAGTCCGAAAGCGTTCCACACACATTATGGTGAGTAGCCTAATAGTTATTagctattattgaaaaatattggacTGCTATGTCGTTCCAAAAGTACCCATTAAAAGTGATCAACTATTATGTTTTTTATCTGTCAATTGTAATTTTTATGAAATGAATTCCTCAAATGATGACGTGTGTGCTGTGTGTGGTTTTTCAGAATATATTCCTGAGCTAATAGATAGGTAGCCCTTATTCAGAAACAGGTCACCAAATCACGAGTTCATCCAAAATCGGTTAATTTACTATATTGTTTAAAATAGCTTATCGGTTAACATACTAACAAATTTGTGAACAGTTTCAGCTTTGATCCGACAACCCGGCATACTTTCTGGAGCTTGTCTATATCGGGAGGAATGCAATTCTTGTCCCTCTATGCAGTTAATCAAAATCAGGTGCAACGATACCTGAGTGTGAAAGATGTGAACACAGCAATCAAGGCCCTCTACCTCTCCACTCCGATATTCTGTCTGCTATCTCTGACAACAATGTTCAGTGGGCTTGCTGTATTTGCAGTGTACAAGGATTGTGATCCAGTCAAGTATGTCTATTAAAACTCAAGGATCTTATTAGCCTAATAGTTGAAAAGTAGAGGAACTATTTTTGTTCTCCACAGATCAACATTTTTCGGTACAAGAAGTAATGATGCAGTTTTGATTTGGCTGCTTtatactgatgaattttgaatgagaGACAACCCGAGTGAAATGAGTAATATTGCTTTTTACTTGAAGCTTATTCTTTCATATCGATTGGATATTTACGAGAGAACTGCAgacggaaaaaaatgtttttcagtaCCGTGtaattaaaatgtacatttaGATATTATCTATTGTTATAAAAACTTCAAAGAATACTTTCTTCTCTTATACGGCAGCCCAtatcaaagaaaaataataggAATATTCCTTTGATAtctcttcaatattataatcctctttttatataataaacttATCATCAATGGCAATACTGATAGACATGTACTAATTCCtaatattaaagaaaaaaagGCGTAATATTGTGAAGGGTactaatagaatagaatgtctTGACTGatattcaaaataacatacctaaatataaaatataaagatGTTTATATTTCATAGTTCACAATCTTGTTtctgaattttgaatgaaatatggatatatttaaatatattgtCTCCAATTAAACATAGATCAATTgaatatctaataataatacGGTGAACCTACTTTAATAATAGTCTCTACTTCTTCGcataaaaagaataaaaaattataagagaTTATCATATTAGcatttataaatattaacatataaaaaataaatgtattatatgTGTGAATAAAATTGATCCCTTAGTAGTGAAGAACTATTTTGTAGATCTGTGTAAAACCTCAGTTCTTGAAATTCTtggaattatttttataatgctctCGCTAATTTGTTTAATATGAAGCATATAGATAGGTTTTACATTAACTTCCACTAATAACATGGATGTTTTTCTAAAATGTATCAACGAAAGTTTAACTCAGGTCTAAAAGAAATCgatttaataaatttgttaattgtAAAAACTCCCAACTGGAACTGACTTGATGCTTGGAACTGCATAATGTTGTAATGTATAATCAATTTAGATATTGGATATTGTGAAATATAGGGACGGACGTATACATAGCACTGACCAACTATTACCACTGTACATATTGGAAACAGTAGGAAATTGGCCAGGCGCTACTGGGATTTTTGTCTCTGGAATATTCTCCGGGGCTCTCAGTACCGTTTCATCATTACTCAATTCTCTCGCTGCTGTCACGTTGGAGGATTTCATCAAGGTGATGTCTTACTTGGATTATTTTTGCCACAATATTCACCGTCCAGAAACATACCTCATTTCTCCTCGATTATTCTTCTCTGTCTTTCACAGAGTGAGATTTcttatgataattaattatatatcttATTCGGATTTCCTGACCCTATCCACAATCAGCAACTACTGCCAAATACCAACTGTTCAGCGAATTATATGTTGCAACCTCTTCATTTCTCATTAGGATTTAATCAGTCTTTGCAATATTTGTTCTTGTAGGAAGACAAAGTAGGACTATTAAATACTGAATCTAAATCTTTTGACAGGGCACTTTTTGAGGCATAGACAACAATCATATTAACTTCTTAAAAAGTGATCCGAGATGCTAGAtcatatcaaaacaaattttcagGTGTTTGAGACTGTGAGCGCATTCATATCCGTCATCAACACCCTTTCATAAATTACTCACGCAAAAGTCTAGGATTTCTGAGCAAGATGAAGTGGGCAAGATCCTGAGACAATTATAGCAATGTAGAATAAACTATGATGAACGATATTGTAATAATCTTAACAAGTTGGAAAGgaataattttcattgtaaAGTACTGTAATATAAATGATTTCATGTTCCTCCAGTTAAAGAAAGTAAAACAAGTACTTGGaagtattgtaattattattgtttttaagttgaaattatataaaaaccCACATTAGGTGGTGAAAGGCGAGCTATAAAATAGTGTCAAATTAAGTTTGTTTCAATTTAATGCTCACAAGAGCAGTCCTGAATTTTGATCAACAGTTTCAACTAtgtaagaaagttttcaatgtgatgattaaaaaatctatttatttccttgctacatcattttttcataagtTTTTGTTAAAAAATTCCTGAACATTATTTTATAGTACCTTGTCGTGTAAATTTAAACACTTTCTAGTTCTTCATTTAAATCTTAAACTAGGCTTAGGTATTATAGAGAATTAGTTTCATATAATTAATCTTATTGTAGAGTATTTCACTATAATGTCAGTTTTTATTATAACTTATTCATTCCATTTTCAAGATATTCTCTTATTCAATGTAGGCAAAACTCAATTATATATGCTGGTTAACTCCATAGAATGGAATAAAATcctgaagttttatttttattgaatcaaacatttcaaaaaggtatttgagaatttttatttcactctATAAACTGTAGTAGCACTCTAAGGAAAAGAGCATATTTAGAATGGTTAATTCCATATTGTGGATGCTCCTGTAGTACCGTACTGATCATTAGttcaaaaatagattattattaatcagatttttgtaatattattatttttatattatttattatttgctcCTGTAGTACCGTACTGATCATTAGGTAGttcaaaaatagattattattaatcagatttttgtattattattatttttatattatttatttttgtattattatctgattattattaatcagatttttgtaattttcaaaagTCTCAGTAAGTCAAGGTACTCAGTTTTATGATAGTGTAGTATTGTTCAGTACAGTTTTtcctttaaaatttgaaaatatgataaaaagttgattattgaaattcaaagATCGATGTATTGTTCTATCCATCTCcaattacatatttttttccTTCTGTTTCAGCCAGGCTATTATTACATTAAAAAGAAACCACTCGAAGAAGCTCAAAATACAGTTCTCCTAACAAAAGTGCTGTGCTTCTTGTATGGCTTGATCTGCCTAGGAATAGCCTTTTTAGCACAATATGTTGAATCTATTCTACAAACCACACTCACAATCTTCGGTGCTGCTGGGGGACCTTCACTTGGAATCTTCACACTGGGCATGTTTGTTCCTTTAGCAAACGAGTTTGTAAGTGGAAGATCTACTCTCATCATTTGCTTTCATAATTTTTCTGCGATCTGTCATATATTATAGGCAACAGCTAGAACAgctaataaattgaatgagcGAACCATTTTTGAACTCCATATTATTCTCTTGCCCACCACTTTCTCAATCACAACAATTTCAAAGTGTGTAGCCAGAATTTTGAAAACACAGATG
It encodes:
- the LOC111043733 gene encoding putative sodium-dependent multivitamin transporter → MNNFTKQTLGLADYSVCLITLLISTGIGVFFSFTGGKQKTNKEYLLADKKQPLFSVAVSLMASFISSITMLGIPPEFYARGTQFALIDLGYVLLAPVAAHLYIPVFFKLQATSAYEYLSRRFGHLARLMASCLFLVQMVLYMGVVLYAPAVALNALTTLSQNWSILVIGLVCTVYSTLGGMKAVIATDVFQALLMYAAIFLVIASASMRIGFGTIWRIAEERGRVQFFDFSFDPTTRHTFWSLSISGGMQFLSLYAVNQNQVQRYLSVKDVNTAIKALYLSTPIFCLLSLTTMFSGLAVFAVYKDCDPVKDGRIHSTDQLLPLYILETVGNWPGATGIFVSGIFSGALSTVSSLLNSLAAVTLEDFIKPGYYYIKKKPLEEAQNTVLLTKVLCFLYGLICLGIAFLAQYVESILQTTLTIFGAAGGPSLGIFTLGMFVPLANEFGAVSGLICGLAATLTLGFGGPKPPLVNLPVSVEGCASAITTPTTPVSIINFTTTIINNATTSITKEQHYNYLFRISYLWYIVIGFVVTMIVGTLVSLAVNMMTSDSKQLDPDLFTPPVAAYIKKHYCYQVSKSGTHMTRKYGKMKTMKTLKHGDTSAL